The genomic region TTCAGTTTTTACAACAGATCTGTAATACGAATAATGTTGTCCTGATTCTGGATGAAATCCAAAGTGGCTATGGCCGTTCCGGGTTGTTTTTCGCGCACCAGCATCATGCGATTCAGCCGGATATTATTTCGGTTGCCAAAGGAATGGGCAATGGTTTCCCTATCGGCGGAATTCTGATCCATCCAAAGTTTAAAGCATCCTACGGTTTACTGGGTACTACCTTCGGTGGGAATCACCTGGCCTGTGCGGCTGCTTTGTCGGTTTTGGAAACCATCGAACAGGAACAGCTGATCGCGAATGTCAATTTGATCCATGATTATTTTATAACGCAGATCCAACAAATTCCGGCGGTAAAAAAGATAAAAGGCAAAGGCCTGATGCTCGGATTGGAATTCGATTTTGACGTTAGTGAATTGCGTCAAAAACTGATTTACGAAGCCCATATTTTTACCGGAAATGCATCGCAGAAAAATCTGTTGCGCATTCTTCCTCCTTTATCCATCACCCAAAAACAGATCGATTTATTTGTAAACGGACTCGAAAAAGTCCTTACCCCCTTAAACTAAAATACCATGAAACATTTTACATCCGTAAACCATATAGACGATCTCGACGCGCTTTTATTACTGGCCAAACAGATCAAATCCGATCCTTATGCGCATAAAGCATTAGGTACCAATAAAACCATTGGGCTTTTATTTTTTAATCCAAGTCTGCGAACCCGATTGAGTACACAAAAAGCGGCGGCTAATCTGGGAATGAATTGTATCACCTTAAACCTGAATACCGAAAGCTGGAGTCTGGAATTTGAAGACGGAGCCGTGATGGATGGGACTAAATCCGAACACATCAAAGAAGCCGCACAGGTAGTTGCACAATACTGCGATATCATAGCTATCCGTAGTTTTCCTACACTAACCGATAAGGAAAAAGACGAAGCAGAATATGTGATCAACGCTTTTGTAAAAACGGTTTCCATTCCGGTGATCAGTCTCGAAGGCTCTTCGGAACATCCGCTACAGGCCGTAGCCGATATACTAACCATACAGGAATATAAAACCCGACAAAAACCAAAAGTCGTATTAACCTGGGCACCACATCCGAAAGCATTGCCGCATGCGGTTCCAAATTCGTTTGTCAAAATGATGCAAAAAGCCAATGTCGATTTTGTGATTACCCATCCGGAAGGCTATGAACTCAATTCCGAAATCACGCAAAACAGCACCATAGTGTACAATCAGGACAAGGCTTTTGAGAATGCCGATTTTATATATGCCAAAAACTGGAGCAATTACAACGATTACGGCGCAATTACCTCTCAGGATTTGTCGTGGATGGTAACCCCGGAAAAAATGGCGCTTACCAACCAGGCTAAGTTTATGCATTGTCTTCCGGTACGCCGTAACCAGATTGTGAGTGATGCGGTTTTGGATGGCGAAAATTCCATAGTGATTCCGCAGGCGAATAACAGAACCTATGCCACACAGGCAATACTGACTAAAATTTTACAGGATGAAAACAGCTAAACCGGAACTAACCCTTATTAAAATAGGCGGAAACATAATTGACGATCCGATTGCCTGGCAACAGGCGCTTACAGCTTTTTCACAATTAAAAGGGACCAAAATTCTGGTTCATGGCGGTGGTAAAGAAGCCAGTAAGATCGCAAAAGCATTAAACCTTGAAACGCAAATGGTAGATGGCCGACGTATTACCGATCAGCCGATGCTGGATGTCGTTGTAATGACCTACGCCGGGTTGATCAATAAACGAATGGTGGCACAACTCAACGCTTTGGATTGTCCGGCTTTTGGCTTTTCCGGAGCCGATGGCAATCTGATTCAATCGGAGAAAAGAACCGTTAAGGATATCGATTTTGGTTTTGTGGGCGATATCCGTCATATCAATGCCCCGCAACTCCTTTCGATTCTCAGTACAAAAGCGGTACCGGTATTTTGTGCCATCACACACGACGGAAAAGGTCAGTTGCTCAATACCAATGCCGATACCATTGCCGCGGAACTGGGCATTGCTTTGTCGGATACCTATTCGGTAAAAATCATCTATTGTTTTGAAAAACAAGGTGTATTGATTAATACCAACGACGAATCGTCTCTGATTCCATTACTAACAACATCGAAATACCGCGATCTGTTGGCTATTGGGGGTATTCATTCGGGAATGATTCCCAAACTCGATAATTGTTTCAGCGCATTGACAAAAGGCGTTGATCGCGTGATCATCGGAAACCTATCCACTTTAGAAAATCCAAATACATTATGTACCGTCATCCAGCTGTAACTATGAAAACGATAACCTCTTTAACCGCTGAAGCGATTCTTTTGCTAAAAAAGCTAATCGAAACACCCTCTTTTTCCGGAGAAGAAAACCAAACGGCTGTATTAATCGCCGACTGGTTCGAACAGCATGGCATTCCATATAATCGGGAAAATAATAACCTCTGGGCTTATAACCGTCACTTCGACTGTAGCAAGCCTACGTTATTGCTCAATTCCCATCACGATACCGTAAAACCCAATCAGGCCTATACGCTCGATCCGTTTACCGCTTTGGAAAAAGACGGAAAAATCTTCGGATTGGGCAGTAATGATGCCGGTGGTTGCCTTGTCGCCTTACTTGCCGCATTCGCTTATTTCTATCCGCAGGAAAACCTGTCGCATAATATCGTGATCGTGGCTTCGGCCGAAGAAGAAAGTAGCGGCCCGTATGGTCTGAATAGCGTACTACAACACCTTCCGGAACTGGATTGTGCCATTGTTGGTGAACCGACCGAAATGCAATTGGCTATAGCCGAAAAAGGACTTTTGGTACTGGATATAACCGTACACGGAACCGCCAGTCACGCAGCACATGACAACCCAAACAATCCGATTTATAATGCGTTAAACGTAATCGAATGGTTTCGGAACTATCGTTTTGAAAAAGTATCCGAAATACTTGGCCCGGTAAAAATGACCGTTACACAGGTCAATGCCGGAAAGCAACATAATGTTGTACCATCCGAATGCCAACTGGTAGTCGATATTCGTGTGAATGATCAGTATAGTAACCACGAAATTCTCGATACGGTTGTACAATCCGTAAACGCAACGGTAGAACCGCGTTCGATGCATCTGAATGCTTCTTCTATTGCGCCGGAACATCCATTAGTTCGATCGGGTGTCGCGTTGGGGCGTACGACCTACGGTTCGCCTACCCTTTCCGATCAATCGGTTTTAAGTTGTCCATCTTTAAAATTAGGACCCGGGAATTCGCTGCGTTCCCATACCGCCAATGAATTTATTTACCGCCATGAAATTGAAACAGGAATCGCTTTGTATATCGAAATCCTCAATGGCTTTTTAACGAAAAAAACAGAATAGTATGAAACTATGGGAAAAAGGGATCGCCACCGATCAGAAAATAGAAAACTTTACCGTTGGAAACGACCGTGAACTGGATCTGGTACTCGCCCGATACGATGTGTTGGCTTCGATTGCACATGCCAAAATGCTGGCCAAAACAGGTCTGTTAAAAGAACAGGAAGCCACCGATATCGTTCTGGCACTGGAAGATATCTTACAATATTGCAACAGTGGGAATTTTGCCATCAATACGGATTTTGAAGATGTACATTCCAAAATCGAATTTATGCTGATTGAAAAATTGGGCGTCACCGGGAAAAAAATCCATATGGCACGTTCCCGAAACGATCAGGTTTTGGTGGCCTTACATCTTTATTTGAAAACCGAAATCGGTGTGCTTAAAAACCTGATTACGGAATTATTTGAATTAATGCTTGTTCTGGCCGAAAAGCATCAGGACGTTTTA from Flavobacterium sp. WV_118_3 harbors:
- a CDS encoding N-acetylornithine carbamoyltransferase translates to MKHFTSVNHIDDLDALLLLAKQIKSDPYAHKALGTNKTIGLLFFNPSLRTRLSTQKAAANLGMNCITLNLNTESWSLEFEDGAVMDGTKSEHIKEAAQVVAQYCDIIAIRSFPTLTDKEKDEAEYVINAFVKTVSIPVISLEGSSEHPLQAVADILTIQEYKTRQKPKVVLTWAPHPKALPHAVPNSFVKMMQKANVDFVITHPEGYELNSEITQNSTIVYNQDKAFENADFIYAKNWSNYNDYGAITSQDLSWMVTPEKMALTNQAKFMHCLPVRRNQIVSDAVLDGENSIVIPQANNRTYATQAILTKILQDENS
- the argB gene encoding acetylglutamate kinase, with translation MKTAKPELTLIKIGGNIIDDPIAWQQALTAFSQLKGTKILVHGGGKEASKIAKALNLETQMVDGRRITDQPMLDVVVMTYAGLINKRMVAQLNALDCPAFGFSGADGNLIQSEKRTVKDIDFGFVGDIRHINAPQLLSILSTKAVPVFCAITHDGKGQLLNTNADTIAAELGIALSDTYSVKIIYCFEKQGVLINTNDESSLIPLLTTSKYRDLLAIGGIHSGMIPKLDNCFSALTKGVDRVIIGNLSTLENPNTLCTVIQL
- a CDS encoding M20 family metallo-hydrolase produces the protein MKTITSLTAEAILLLKKLIETPSFSGEENQTAVLIADWFEQHGIPYNRENNNLWAYNRHFDCSKPTLLLNSHHDTVKPNQAYTLDPFTALEKDGKIFGLGSNDAGGCLVALLAAFAYFYPQENLSHNIVIVASAEEESSGPYGLNSVLQHLPELDCAIVGEPTEMQLAIAEKGLLVLDITVHGTASHAAHDNPNNPIYNALNVIEWFRNYRFEKVSEILGPVKMTVTQVNAGKQHNVVPSECQLVVDIRVNDQYSNHEILDTVVQSVNATVEPRSMHLNASSIAPEHPLVRSGVALGRTTYGSPTLSDQSVLSCPSLKLGPGNSLRSHTANEFIYRHEIETGIALYIEILNGFLTKKTE